The following proteins come from a genomic window of Halorussus halophilus:
- a CDS encoding ATP-binding protein, with protein sequence MSDLGDFTGSGGDGDPNDSAGSETAATETGSPDSETTERNEVGDFETGASGASSSDDDRFDSMDAEPVGTDRGVGTLTALDGLRICEESEEAHLQAYVTVANRDGIRLGKYLLVPYPDGEKLFCRIAALEYVPEFHTDDATEIHSRQAMRSDGIDERDYKFMATLEPVAVLYEDDGELKRRMTDRVPKPKAVVRAADDKEEIKTGLKMPSDGVFLGHLAVGGEKVKTAAKPPTIDYRLKDDYTDGDPLVFRHTLVAGGTGSGKTHGAKNILRQFLGEERRYEMEGGAERRAAVVQFDPQDEYAQMHDDNPDVGADDERRWEREGVAHGGHEDTIAFVPKVGDSSYGADHHRAQQVEFTISFSMVRGKPWLVAGSSLNDNQYGALTFLLRRFFDQRGNSGTYEQFKSFLDDPALREELDESGRVHEATFDAVKRRVLSMPRGVFDQDARPITDQIKQFVRAGGLTVVPTYHINDSRATEVVVLALATLLVDEKLSNNSTYDRIKETPLVVGMDEAHNFLTDADNVQARKVISKFTEAAKQGRKERLGLFLITQDPQDIADPVFKQVNTTVVLNLGDEDAIKSVNIPSELEGKVPYMEKGQMVVYSPDNSEPVEVVGLPKCVTKHGRE encoded by the coding sequence ATGAGTGATCTCGGCGATTTCACCGGTTCCGGCGGGGACGGCGACCCGAACGATTCTGCTGGGTCTGAGACGGCCGCCACTGAGACCGGATCCCCTGACTCCGAAACAACCGAAAGGAACGAAGTCGGTGACTTCGAAACCGGCGCGTCGGGTGCCAGTAGCTCCGACGACGACCGATTCGACTCGATGGACGCCGAACCGGTCGGCACCGACCGCGGCGTCGGCACCCTGACCGCCCTCGACGGCCTGCGAATCTGCGAGGAATCGGAAGAAGCGCACCTCCAAGCGTACGTCACCGTCGCCAACCGCGACGGCATCCGCCTCGGGAAGTACCTGCTCGTGCCCTACCCCGACGGCGAGAAACTGTTCTGCCGAATCGCCGCGCTAGAGTACGTCCCCGAATTCCACACCGACGACGCCACCGAGATTCACTCCCGACAGGCGATGCGGAGCGACGGCATCGACGAACGGGACTACAAGTTCATGGCGACGCTGGAACCCGTCGCCGTGCTGTACGAGGACGACGGCGAACTCAAGCGTCGGATGACCGACCGGGTGCCGAAACCGAAGGCGGTCGTTCGCGCGGCCGACGACAAGGAAGAGATCAAAACTGGACTCAAGATGCCGAGCGACGGCGTGTTCCTCGGCCACCTCGCTGTCGGTGGCGAGAAGGTCAAGACCGCCGCCAAACCGCCCACTATCGACTATCGACTCAAAGACGACTACACCGACGGCGACCCGCTCGTCTTCCGGCACACGCTCGTGGCGGGTGGCACTGGCTCGGGGAAGACCCACGGCGCGAAGAACATCCTCCGGCAGTTCTTGGGTGAGGAACGGCGCTACGAGATGGAAGGCGGTGCGGAGCGACGCGCCGCCGTCGTCCAGTTCGACCCGCAGGACGAGTACGCCCAGATGCACGACGACAACCCGGACGTCGGGGCGGACGACGAGCGACGCTGGGAGCGCGAAGGCGTCGCCCACGGGGGCCACGAGGACACCATTGCGTTCGTCCCGAAAGTCGGGGATAGCTCCTACGGCGCGGACCACCACCGCGCCCAGCAGGTCGAGTTCACCATCTCGTTTTCGATGGTTCGGGGCAAGCCGTGGCTCGTCGCGGGGTCGAGTCTGAACGACAACCAGTACGGCGCGTTGACCTTCCTTCTCCGCAGATTCTTCGACCAACGCGGAAACTCGGGGACGTACGAGCAGTTCAAATCGTTCCTCGACGACCCGGCGCTCCGCGAGGAGTTAGACGAGTCCGGGCGCGTCCACGAAGCCACCTTCGACGCCGTGAAGCGCCGCGTGCTATCGATGCCACGCGGCGTCTTCGACCAAGACGCCCGGCCGATTACCGACCAAATCAAGCAGTTCGTTCGCGCGGGCGGACTCACTGTCGTGCCGACGTACCACATCAACGACTCGCGGGCGACAGAAGTGGTCGTGCTGGCGCTCGCCACCCTGCTCGTGGACGAGAAACTGTCGAACAATTCGACGTACGACCGCATCAAGGAGACGCCGCTCGTCGTCGGGATGGACGAGGCGCACAACTTCCTCACGGACGCCGACAACGTGCAGGCGCGCAAGGTCATCTCGAAGTTTACGGAGGCCGCCAAACAGGGCCGCAAAGAGCGACTCGGCCTCTTCCTCATCACGCAGGACCCACAGGACATCGCCGACCCAGTCTTCAAGCAGGTGAACACGACAGTCGTCCTGAATCTGGGCGACGAGGACGCCATCAAGAGCGTCAACATCCCCTCGGAACTTGAGGGGAAGGTGCCTTACATGGAGAAGGGCCAGATGGTCGTCTACTCGCCAGACAACTCAGAACCGGTCGAAGTCGTCGGCCTGCCGAAGTGCGTGACGAAACACGGGCGGGAGTAG
- a CDS encoding inositol monophosphatase family protein produces the protein MTDLDHVENAAVKACRDGGAYLREAFRADDRDGEYTAHDVKARADRESERRMLDTVLDAFPDHHVYAEESGDHPGDSSYRWIIDPLDGTNNFTAGISSFATAATVLEDDDPILAVTYVPMLDDLYVARRDEGVRYDGEPVVAETGHSVEQSTVGFVIGHDVKRDENRLATSKAIRTELESQCKRVVESWSPCVHWGLLSRGLLDGMVTFYPDPEEQRAGELFATEADVAIESWDECFVGTAAESSCPVLLDAVESAL, from the coding sequence ATGACCGACCTCGACCACGTCGAGAACGCCGCCGTGAAGGCGTGCCGAGATGGTGGTGCGTACCTTAGAGAGGCGTTTCGGGCAGACGACCGCGACGGCGAGTACACGGCACACGACGTGAAGGCCCGCGCGGACCGGGAGTCCGAGCGACGCATGCTCGACACCGTCCTGGACGCGTTTCCGGACCACCACGTCTACGCCGAGGAGTCGGGCGACCATCCGGGCGACAGTTCCTATCGGTGGATAATCGACCCGCTCGACGGGACGAACAACTTCACCGCTGGAATATCGTCGTTCGCAACCGCCGCGACCGTACTCGAAGACGACGACCCGATACTCGCAGTCACGTACGTTCCGATGCTCGACGACCTCTACGTCGCCCGGCGTGACGAGGGCGTTCGATACGATGGAGAACCGGTGGTCGCAGAGACCGGCCACTCAGTCGAGCAATCGACCGTCGGGTTCGTCATCGGACACGACGTGAAACGAGACGAGAACCGACTGGCTACGTCGAAAGCGATTCGAACCGAACTCGAATCACAGTGCAAACGCGTCGTCGAGAGTTGGTCTCCGTGCGTCCATTGGGGGCTTCTGTCGCGGGGACTCCTCGACGGAATGGTAACATTCTACCCAGACCCCGAAGAACAGCGAGCGGGCGAGTTGTTCGCTACGGAGGCCGACGTCGCCATCGAGTCGTGGGACGAGTGTTTCGTCGGGACGGCAGCGGAGTCATCGTGTCCGGTGCTTCTCGATGCAGTCGAATCGGCACTGTAG
- a CDS encoding universal stress protein, producing MTKQILVPIDGSPQSDDALDYALEEFADDDLTLLHVIDPSDAGYSTSVGMPGGSEEWYEGAKDESEALFEDAQAEADEYGVEFDTATEVGQPSRTIVEYAEEHGFDQIVMGSHGRSGMSRILLGSVAEKVVRRSPIPVTVVR from the coding sequence ATGACCAAACAGATCCTCGTTCCTATCGACGGGTCGCCCCAATCTGACGACGCGCTCGACTACGCGTTGGAGGAGTTCGCGGACGACGACCTCACGCTGCTCCACGTCATCGACCCGTCCGACGCGGGATACAGTACGTCTGTCGGGATGCCCGGCGGTTCCGAGGAGTGGTACGAAGGTGCCAAAGACGAGTCGGAAGCACTGTTCGAGGACGCCCAAGCAGAGGCCGACGAGTACGGCGTCGAGTTCGATACGGCCACGGAAGTCGGCCAACCGTCTCGCACAATCGTGGAGTACGCCGAGGAACACGGCTTCGACCAAATCGTGATGGGAAGCCACGGCCGGTCGGGCATGTCCCGAATCCTGCTCGGTAGCGTCGCCGAGAAGGTGGTCCGGCGCTCGCCAATCCCCGTCACTGTCGTGCGGTAG
- a CDS encoding CDC48 family AAA ATPase produces the protein MNEVQLEVAKAYPNDSGRGIARLDPDTLLHLKLSPGDIIEIEGSDTTAAKVWRADRQDWNTDTVRIDGFTRQNADVGIGERVEIRKAEAEKADKLVLAPPEEASVQFGSDAAGMVKRQILKRPVVERDIVPVMSSTNHPFMRSPGQAIPLIAVETEPEGVCLITEDTEVELREEPISGYEKTGGGITYEDIGGLESEIQRVREMVELPMKHPQIFKKLGIEPPQGVLLHGPPGTGKTLLAKAVANETSASFFSIAGPEIISKYYGESEQQLREIFEDATEESPSIIFIDELDSIAPKREDVTGEVERRVVAQLLTMMDGLESRGQVIVIAATNRVDSVDPALRRPGRFDREIEIGVPDEKGREEILQIHTRGMPLSDDVALDSLANDTHGFVGADIESLTKEAAMKALRRYLPEIDLDEEDIPPSLIDRMIVKRQDFNGALNEVEPSAMREVLVELPKISWDDVGGLEQAQQEVKESVEWPLSDPQKFKRMGINPPSGVLLYGPPGTGKTLMAKAVANETNANFISVRGPQLLSKWVGESEKAIRQTFRKARQVSPTVIFFDELDSLAPSRSQEVGSNVSERVVNQLLTELDGLEEKGDVMVIGATNRPDMIDPALIRSGRFDRLVMIGQPDEEGREQILKIHTDDTPLSADVSLRELAEISDGYVGSDLESIAREAAIEALREDDEATEVEMRHFRSAMENVRPTITEDLLDYYEQIEEDFKGGGSEPQQGRRGGRIGFQ, from the coding sequence ATGAACGAAGTTCAACTAGAGGTGGCCAAGGCGTACCCGAACGACTCGGGACGCGGTATCGCACGCCTCGACCCCGACACGTTGCTTCATCTGAAGCTCAGTCCGGGCGACATCATCGAGATAGAAGGCAGTGACACGACCGCCGCGAAGGTGTGGCGCGCAGACCGCCAAGACTGGAACACCGACACGGTCCGCATCGACGGCTTCACGCGCCAGAACGCCGACGTGGGCATCGGCGAGCGCGTCGAAATCCGGAAGGCAGAGGCCGAGAAGGCAGACAAACTAGTCCTCGCGCCACCGGAGGAAGCAAGCGTCCAGTTCGGTTCGGACGCCGCGGGCATGGTCAAACGCCAGATTCTCAAGCGCCCCGTGGTCGAGCGCGACATCGTGCCGGTGATGTCCAGCACGAACCACCCGTTCATGCGCTCGCCGGGACAGGCGATTCCGCTCATCGCAGTCGAGACCGAACCGGAAGGCGTCTGTCTCATCACCGAGGACACCGAAGTCGAACTGCGCGAAGAGCCGATTTCGGGCTACGAGAAGACCGGCGGCGGCATCACCTACGAGGACATCGGCGGTCTCGAAAGCGAGATTCAGCGCGTCCGCGAGATGGTCGAGTTGCCGATGAAGCATCCCCAGATTTTCAAGAAACTGGGTATCGAACCGCCGCAAGGGGTTCTGCTTCACGGCCCGCCCGGTACGGGTAAGACCTTGCTCGCCAAGGCAGTCGCCAACGAAACTTCTGCCAGTTTCTTCTCTATCGCTGGCCCGGAGATTATCTCGAAGTACTACGGCGAGTCCGAACAACAGCTCAGAGAAATCTTCGAAGACGCGACCGAAGAGTCGCCCTCCATCATCTTCATCGACGAACTGGACTCCATCGCGCCCAAGCGTGAGGACGTGACCGGCGAAGTCGAACGCCGCGTCGTCGCCCAGTTGCTGACGATGATGGACGGCCTCGAATCGCGCGGGCAGGTCATCGTCATCGCGGCGACGAACCGCGTCGATTCGGTGGACCCCGCGCTCCGGCGTCCCGGCCGCTTCGACCGCGAAATCGAAATCGGCGTCCCCGACGAGAAGGGCCGCGAGGAGATTCTCCAGATTCACACCCGTGGCATGCCGCTGTCGGACGACGTGGCGCTCGACTCGCTGGCAAACGACACCCACGGCTTCGTCGGTGCCGACATCGAGAGCCTGACGAAGGAAGCCGCGATGAAGGCATTGCGGCGTTACCTCCCGGAAATCGACTTGGACGAGGAGGACATCCCGCCGAGCCTCATCGACCGGATGATAGTCAAGCGCCAGGACTTCAACGGCGCGCTCAACGAGGTCGAACCCTCCGCGATGCGGGAGGTCTTGGTCGAGTTACCAAAGATTTCGTGGGACGACGTGGGCGGTCTCGAACAGGCCCAACAGGAGGTCAAAGAGAGCGTCGAGTGGCCGCTGTCTGACCCTCAGAAGTTCAAGCGGATGGGTATCAACCCACCGAGCGGCGTCCTGCTCTACGGCCCGCCCGGCACGGGGAAGACCCTGATGGCGAAAGCCGTCGCCAACGAGACGAACGCCAACTTCATCTCGGTCAGAGGCCCGCAACTCCTCAGCAAGTGGGTCGGCGAGTCCGAGAAGGCCATCCGCCAGACGTTCCGCAAGGCGCGACAGGTCTCCCCGACCGTCATCTTCTTCGACGAGTTGGACAGCCTCGCGCCCTCGCGGAGTCAGGAAGTCGGCTCCAACGTCAGCGAGCGCGTGGTCAACCAACTCCTGACGGAACTCGACGGCCTAGAAGAGAAGGGCGACGTGATGGTCATCGGCGCGACCAACCGCCCGGACATGATAGACCCCGCACTGATTCGCTCGGGTCGCTTCGACCGACTGGTCATGATCGGCCAACCTGACGAAGAAGGCCGCGAGCAGATCCTGAAGATTCATACCGACGACACGCCGCTCTCGGCGGACGTGAGCCTCCGCGAACTCGCCGAGATCTCGGACGGCTACGTCGGCAGCGACCTCGAATCCATCGCCCGCGAGGCGGCAATCGAGGCGCTCCGCGAAGACGACGAAGCCACGGAAGTCGAGATGCGTCACTTCCGCTCGGCGATGGAGAACGTCCGGCCGACGATTACGGAAGACCTGCTCGACTACTACGAGCAAATCGAGGAAGACTTCAAGGGCGGCGGCTCCGAACCTCAGCAGGGTCGGCGCGGCGGTCGGATTGGCTTCCAATGA